One window of Streptococcus troglodytae genomic DNA carries:
- a CDS encoding class I SAM-dependent methyltransferase — translation MNNMYYTENPDSKHDIRKIKVELLGQSFHFLTDSGVFSKNMVDYGSQTLLKSLDFAKGKTLLDLGCGYGPLGIALAKVQQLDVTMVDINNRALDLARQNAEINGEAVNIFQSDIYENVFDSFDYIISNPPIRSGKKVVHTIIEESINHLKENGSLTIVIQKKQGAPSAKAKMEEVFGNVTVLKKDKGYYVLRSMKERD, via the coding sequence ATGAATAATATGTACTATACAGAAAATCCTGATAGTAAACACGATATTAGAAAAATAAAGGTTGAATTACTGGGACAGTCTTTTCATTTTTTAACAGATTCAGGTGTCTTTAGTAAAAACATGGTTGACTATGGCAGTCAGACTCTTTTAAAAAGCCTTGATTTTGCTAAGGGGAAAACATTATTAGATCTTGGCTGTGGCTATGGACCGCTTGGCATTGCCTTGGCTAAGGTTCAACAACTTGACGTTACTATGGTTGATATTAATAACCGTGCCCTTGATTTGGCCCGTCAAAATGCTGAAATTAATGGAGAGGCTGTTAATATTTTCCAATCTGATATCTATGAAAATGTTTTTGATAGTTTTGATTATATTATTAGCAATCCGCCCATTAGATCTGGTAAGAAAGTTGTTCACACTATTATTGAGGAAAGTATTAATCATTTAAAAGAAAATGGCAGTTTGACTATTGTCATCCAAAAAAAGCAAGGTGCTCCTAGTGCTAAAGCTAAGATGGAAGAGGTTTTTGGCAATGTGACTGTTTTAAAAAAAGATAAAGGCTACTATGTCCTTAGAAGTATGAAAGAAAGGGATTGA
- the ciaR gene encoding three-component system response regulator CiaR: MIKLLLVEDDLSLSNSIFDFLDDFADVMQVFDGEEGLYEAESGVYDLILLDLMLPEKNGFQVLKELREKGITTPVLIMTAKEGLDDKGHGFELGADDYLTKPFYLEELKMRIQALLKRSGKFNENNLTYGELTVDTATNTTMVNGKEVEMLGKEFDLLVYFLQNQNVILPKSQIFDRIWGFDSDTTISVVEVYVSKIRKKLKDTTFGKNLQTLRSVGYILKDAN; this comes from the coding sequence ATGATAAAGTTATTATTAGTAGAAGACGATTTGAGTCTATCTAACTCTATCTTTGACTTTCTGGATGATTTTGCTGATGTCATGCAGGTTTTTGATGGTGAAGAAGGACTGTATGAAGCAGAGAGCGGCGTTTATGATTTAATCCTATTAGACTTGATGCTTCCTGAAAAAAATGGTTTTCAAGTTTTAAAAGAACTGCGTGAAAAAGGGATAACAACGCCTGTTTTGATTATGACAGCTAAAGAAGGTTTGGATGACAAAGGGCATGGTTTTGAATTAGGAGCTGATGATTATCTGACAAAACCATTCTATCTTGAAGAATTAAAAATGCGTATTCAAGCCCTTCTCAAACGTTCAGGCAAGTTCAACGAAAATAATCTGACTTACGGTGAATTAACCGTTGATACAGCAACTAATACAACAATGGTAAACGGAAAAGAAGTTGAGATGCTCGGCAAAGAGTTTGACTTATTAGTTTATTTCTTGCAAAATCAAAACGTCATTTTACCTAAGTCACAAATTTTTGATCGTATCTGGGGCTTTGATAGTGATACGACAATTTCGGTTGTTGAAGTCTATGTTTCTAAAATCAGAAAAAAATTAAAAGACACCACATTTGGAAAAAATTTACAGACATTACGCAGTGTAGGATATATTTTGAAGGATGCTAATTAA
- the coaA gene encoding type I pantothenate kinase, with translation MANEFINFEKISRKTWQHLHQESQPPLNENELNSIKSLNDRISIKDVIDIYLPLISLIQIYKKSQENLSFSKSIFLQKNISNRPFIIGVSGSVAVGKSTTSRLLQLLLARTFKNAAVELMTTDGFLYPNAVLSSRHMLNKKGFPESYDMERLLNFLDTIKNGQTAEIPVYSHEIYDIVPNKSQIIEAPDFLIIEGINVFQNPQNNRLYMSDFFDFSIYIDADSDHIEDWYLERFATLLDLAKNDKQNYYNRFLKLGKKGALDFARDIWKDINLVNLEKYIEPTRSRAELILHKTKNHKIDEIYLKK, from the coding sequence ATGGCAAACGAGTTTATTAATTTTGAAAAAATTTCCCGTAAAACTTGGCAGCACTTACATCAAGAATCACAACCACCCTTAAATGAAAATGAATTAAATTCCATCAAAAGTCTCAACGATAGAATAAGCATTAAAGATGTGATTGACATTTATTTACCACTTATTAGCTTGATTCAAATTTATAAAAAATCTCAGGAAAATCTTTCTTTTTCTAAAAGTATTTTTTTACAAAAAAATATCAGCAACCGCCCTTTCATTATTGGCGTATCAGGTTCTGTTGCTGTAGGAAAGTCAACGACCAGTCGTCTTTTGCAATTATTGCTAGCCAGAACATTTAAAAATGCTGCTGTTGAACTAATGACTACAGATGGCTTTTTATATCCCAATGCTGTTTTGTCTTCAAGGCATATGTTGAATAAAAAAGGCTTCCCTGAAAGCTATGATATGGAACGTCTGCTGAATTTCTTAGATACTATCAAAAATGGACAGACAGCTGAAATTCCTGTTTACTCACACGAAATTTACGATATTGTACCGAATAAAAGTCAAATAATTGAAGCACCTGACTTTCTTATCATAGAAGGAATCAATGTTTTTCAAAACCCTCAAAATAATCGTCTTTATATGAGTGATTTTTTTGATTTTTCTATTTATATTGATGCTGACAGTGACCATATTGAGGATTGGTATCTAGAGCGCTTTGCGACTCTGCTTGATTTAGCTAAAAATGACAAGCAAAATTACTACAACCGTTTCTTAAAATTAGGGAAAAAAGGTGCTCTTGACTTTGCCCGAGATATTTGGAAAGATATTAATTTAGTTAATCTAGAAAAATATATTGAACCAACACGAAGCCGTGCTGAGCTTATTCTTCATAAGACTAAAAATCATAAAATAGATGAAATTTACCTTAAAAAGTGA
- a CDS encoding M1 family metallopeptidase, whose amino-acid sequence METVEHLIEKFVPENYNIFLDINRQEKVFSGNVAINGEALDNVISFHQKDLTIHSVLLDNNELTYHIDNENEAVRIELPETGSMTLVLEFSGKITDNMTGIYPSYYTVENVKKDIISTQFESHFAREVFPSIDEPEAKATFDLALKFDQEEGDIALSNMPEINANRRQETGVWTFETTPRMSSYLLAFTLGNLHGKTAYTKGGTEVGVFATCAHNIDSVDFALDIAVRVIDFYEDYYGIKYPIAQAYHVALPDFSAGAMENWGLITYREVYLLVDENSTVSSRQQVALVVAHELAHQWFGNLVTMKWWDDLWLNESFANMMEYVAIDAIEPNWHIFEDFQTSGVPHALKRDATDGVQSVHVAVNHPDEINTLFDAAIVYAKGSRLMHMLRRWLGDRAFAAGLKFYFEKHQYNNTVGRDLWNALSTASGKDVASFMDAWLEQPGYPLVTLKLEGDSLQLSQKQFFIGEYEEQDRLWPIPLNSNWSGLPEILSEKTIAIPNFSQLAAVNKEKGSLRLNTGNTAHYIINYEGQLLKSILSDFENLDKTSKLQIIQERRLLAESGQISYAELVELLTQLSHETSYMVASASDQLITGLKRFLDEDSQSESMFKVLVRDVYRTNYQRLGFEKSVEEMDEDEKVRQITISNMIYADDPDANEKAQAIFANYKENIEAIPAAIRLDVLTNQIKHAETDDLVSLYLDSYVKTNDSNFRRQLASALANTKSQITLDRILAQLSNRDVIKPQDLSLWYGLFLRKSFAQEIFWTWARENWAWIKATLGGDMSFDSFVIIPANVFKTPERLAEYKDFFEPQLDDLSISRNITMGIKEIAARITLIEKEKTAVEQTIVNTFL is encoded by the coding sequence ATGGAAACTGTAGAACACCTTATTGAAAAGTTTGTACCTGAAAATTATAATATTTTCCTTGATATTAACCGTCAGGAAAAGGTTTTTTCAGGAAATGTTGCTATTAATGGAGAAGCGCTAGATAATGTTATTTCCTTCCATCAGAAGGATTTAACGATTCATTCAGTTCTTTTAGATAATAATGAATTAACTTATCATATTGATAATGAAAATGAGGCTGTTCGGATTGAACTGCCTGAGACAGGCAGTATGACCCTTGTTCTTGAATTTTCAGGTAAGATTACAGACAATATGACAGGAATATATCCTTCCTATTACACGGTTGAAAATGTTAAAAAAGATATTATTTCAACACAATTTGAAAGTCACTTTGCCCGTGAAGTTTTTCCAAGTATTGATGAACCAGAAGCCAAGGCAACCTTTGATTTGGCTTTAAAATTTGATCAGGAAGAAGGAGACATTGCTCTTTCGAACATGCCAGAAATTAATGCTAATCGTCGTCAAGAAACGGGTGTCTGGACCTTTGAAACAACTCCAAGAATGTCTTCGTATCTGCTGGCTTTTACCTTAGGTAATCTTCATGGTAAAACGGCCTATACAAAAGGCGGAACAGAAGTAGGTGTTTTTGCAACCTGCGCCCATAATATCGATTCGGTTGATTTTGCTTTAGATATTGCTGTTCGTGTTATTGATTTTTATGAAGATTATTATGGTATTAAGTATCCTATTGCACAGGCTTATCATGTTGCCTTACCGGATTTTTCAGCAGGTGCTATGGAGAACTGGGGATTAATCACTTATCGTGAGGTTTATCTTCTTGTTGATGAAAATTCTACCGTTAGCAGCCGCCAGCAGGTTGCACTTGTTGTTGCCCATGAACTGGCGCATCAATGGTTTGGTAATCTGGTAACCATGAAGTGGTGGGATGACCTTTGGCTAAATGAAAGTTTTGCCAATATGATGGAATATGTTGCTATTGATGCTATTGAACCAAACTGGCATATTTTTGAAGACTTTCAAACCAGCGGTGTTCCTCATGCTTTGAAGCGTGATGCAACTGATGGTGTTCAATCTGTCCATGTCGCAGTTAACCATCCTGATGAAATCAATACACTTTTTGATGCTGCTATTGTCTATGCTAAAGGAAGCCGACTGATGCATATGTTGCGTCGCTGGTTAGGTGACAGAGCTTTTGCTGCTGGACTGAAATTTTACTTTGAAAAGCATCAATACAATAACACTGTTGGGCGTGATCTGTGGAACGCTTTGTCAACCGCTTCTGGTAAGGATGTTGCCAGTTTCATGGACGCTTGGCTTGAACAACCAGGTTACCCTTTAGTGACACTTAAACTTGAAGGAGATAGCCTGCAACTATCTCAAAAACAATTTTTCATCGGGGAATATGAGGAGCAAGATCGTCTTTGGCCAATTCCTCTTAACAGCAATTGGTCGGGTTTACCGGAAATATTATCGGAAAAAACGATTGCAATTCCTAATTTTAGTCAATTAGCTGCTGTAAATAAAGAAAAGGGATCATTACGCTTAAATACAGGTAATACAGCTCATTATATTATTAATTATGAAGGTCAGCTGTTAAAATCAATCTTATCTGATTTTGAGAATCTTGATAAAACCTCCAAGCTGCAAATTATTCAGGAACGTCGCCTTCTAGCAGAAAGCGGTCAGATTTCTTATGCTGAATTAGTAGAATTGTTAACACAATTATCTCACGAAACGTCTTACATGGTTGCTTCAGCTAGCGATCAATTAATTACTGGTTTAAAACGATTTTTGGATGAAGACAGCCAATCAGAATCAATGTTTAAAGTTCTTGTTCGTGATGTTTATCGTACGAATTATCAGCGCCTAGGTTTTGAAAAGTCCGTGGAGGAAATGGATGAGGACGAAAAGGTTCGTCAAATTACTATTTCTAATATGATTTATGCTGATGATCCTGATGCCAATGAAAAAGCACAAGCGATTTTTGCAAATTATAAGGAAAATATTGAAGCCATTCCAGCCGCTATTCGTCTTGATGTTTTAACGAATCAAATAAAGCATGCCGAAACCGATGATTTAGTAAGTCTTTATTTAGATTCATACGTTAAAACGAATGACAGTAATTTTCGCAGGCAATTAGCCAGTGCTCTGGCAAATACAAAATCGCAAATAACGCTTGATCGTATTCTAGCTCAATTGTCTAATAGAGATGTTATTAAGCCTCAAGATTTGTCATTATGGTATGGACTTTTCTTGAGAAAATCATTTGCACAAGAAATCTTTTGGACTTGGGCGCGTGAGAATTGGGCTTGGATTAAGGCCACACTTGGTGGTGATATGAGTTTTGATAGTTTTGTAATTATTCCAGCAAATGTCTTTAAGACACCAGAACGTCTGGCAGAATACAAAGATTTCTTTGAGCCTCAATTAGATGATTTATCCATCAGCCGTAATATTACTATGGGAATTAAAGAAATAGCAGCTCGCATAACGCTGATTGAAAAAGAAAAAACTGCTGTTGAACAAACTATTGTCAATACTTTTTTGTAA
- the pstB gene encoding phosphate ABC transporter ATP-binding protein PstB: MTEYNWNERHIITFPEEILALSTKDLHVYYGEKEAIKGIDMQFEKKKITALIGPSGCGKSTFLRSLNRMNDTIDIAKVTGQILFEGIDVNAANINVYEMRKHIGMVFQRPNPFAKSIYKNITFAYERAGVKDKQFLDEVVETSLKQAALWEQVKDDLHKSAFTLSGGQQQRLCIARAIAVKPDILLMDEPASALDPIATMQLEETMSELKENYTIIIVTHNMQQAARASDYTAFFYLGDLIEYDKTNNIFQNAKLQSTSDYVSGHFG, translated from the coding sequence ATGACTGAATATAATTGGAATGAAAGACATATCATTACTTTTCCTGAAGAAATCTTGGCTTTGTCAACGAAAGATCTTCATGTTTATTACGGCGAAAAGGAAGCCATTAAAGGAATTGATATGCAATTTGAAAAAAAGAAGATCACTGCTTTAATTGGCCCTTCTGGCTGTGGGAAATCTACTTTTCTTCGTAGTTTAAATCGCATGAATGACACTATTGATATTGCTAAAGTGACTGGTCAAATTTTATTTGAAGGTATTGATGTCAATGCTGCTAATATTAATGTTTATGAAATGCGCAAACACATTGGTATGGTCTTTCAAAGACCAAATCCGTTTGCGAAATCCATCTATAAAAATATTACCTTTGCTTACGAACGCGCTGGTGTTAAAGATAAACAATTTCTTGACGAAGTTGTTGAAACCTCTTTAAAACAAGCAGCTCTTTGGGAACAGGTGAAAGATGATCTTCATAAATCCGCTTTTACACTTTCGGGTGGACAGCAGCAGCGACTCTGTATTGCGCGTGCCATTGCTGTTAAGCCGGATATCCTTTTGATGGACGAACCGGCTTCTGCTTTGGATCCAATTGCAACTATGCAGCTAGAAGAGACTATGTCTGAACTTAAAGAAAACTATACTATTATTATCGTTACGCATAATATGCAGCAGGCGGCCCGTGCTAGTGATTATACCGCTTTCTTCTATCTAGGAGATTTGATTGAGTACGATAAGACAAATAATATTTTTCAAAATGCTAAATTGCAATCGACAAGTGACTATGTATCTGGACACTTTGGATAG
- a CDS encoding RsmF rRNA methyltransferase first C-terminal domain-containing protein, with amino-acid sequence MLLPDKFVEKYQTILGSKAKAFLKSFDQEPIWAFRTNPLKKEQFPFENAIANTVWGHYGKISGKSAEHVSGLVYSQEPAAQMVGQVAAPKRGMKVLDLAAAPGGKTTHLLSYLDNSGILVSNDISKKRSKILVENVERFGARNVVVTNESPKNLARVFEHYFDLIVLDAPCSGEGMFRKDPAAIQYWHEDYPMECASLQKEILVEAMKMLAIGGSIVYSTCTWAPEENEAVIRWLLSQYDYLELVNVPKLNGMVQGIDMPQVARMYPHLFKGEGQFIAKLSDRRAPQTRAIKPNKNQLKKEQEQLWQEFAHKHLNVKLDGFYQTFGDNLYLLPHGLPDMSQLKIARNGLHLGTFKKNRFEPSFALGIALRKGEVVQSIEIDIEQFKVYTSGNIIPLTTNYENGWYQILINGNGLGFAKVVGNTIKNYFPKGLRF; translated from the coding sequence ATGTTATTACCTGATAAATTTGTAGAAAAATATCAAACCATTTTAGGCTCTAAAGCTAAAGCTTTTTTAAAGAGTTTTGATCAAGAACCTATTTGGGCTTTTCGGACAAATCCCTTAAAAAAAGAGCAATTTCCTTTTGAGAATGCTATCGCCAATACCGTTTGGGGACATTATGGTAAAATTTCTGGGAAATCAGCCGAGCATGTTTCTGGTTTAGTTTATTCGCAGGAACCTGCAGCTCAGATGGTTGGTCAAGTAGCAGCGCCGAAAAGAGGGATGAAAGTTCTTGATTTAGCAGCAGCACCGGGCGGCAAAACGACTCATCTTTTATCCTATCTTGACAATAGTGGTATTTTAGTAAGTAACGATATTTCAAAAAAACGCAGTAAGATTCTTGTTGAAAATGTTGAGCGCTTTGGTGCTCGAAATGTTGTTGTTACCAATGAAAGTCCCAAAAATCTCGCTAGAGTTTTTGAGCATTATTTTGATTTGATTGTTTTGGATGCTCCTTGTTCAGGTGAAGGCATGTTTCGGAAAGACCCAGCGGCCATTCAGTACTGGCATGAAGACTATCCAATGGAATGTGCAAGTCTTCAAAAAGAAATCTTAGTGGAAGCCATGAAAATGCTGGCAATAGGTGGTAGTATCGTTTATTCTACTTGCACTTGGGCGCCTGAAGAAAATGAAGCGGTTATCAGGTGGCTGCTTTCTCAATACGATTATTTAGAATTGGTAAATGTTCCTAAGTTAAATGGTATGGTTCAAGGTATTGATATGCCACAAGTGGCTCGTATGTATCCCCATCTTTTCAAAGGAGAAGGTCAGTTTATAGCTAAATTATCAGATAGACGCGCTCCTCAAACTAGGGCTATTAAACCTAATAAAAATCAATTAAAAAAAGAGCAGGAGCAGTTGTGGCAGGAGTTTGCTCATAAACATCTTAACGTTAAATTAGATGGTTTTTATCAGACTTTTGGTGATAATCTGTATCTCTTGCCGCATGGTTTACCCGATATGTCTCAATTAAAAATTGCTCGAAATGGTTTGCATTTGGGGACTTTTAAGAAAAATCGTTTTGAACCCTCCTTTGCTTTAGGAATTGCCCTAAGAAAGGGTGAGGTTGTTCAATCAATAGAAATTGATATAGAACAGTTCAAGGTGTATACTTCTGGAAATATTATTCCCCTTACTACAAATTATGAAAATGGCTGGTATCAAATTCTTATAAATGGTAATGGCCTAGGTTTTGCAAAAGTAGTTGGCAACACTATCAAAAATTATTTCCCTAAGGGCCTTCGTTTTTAA
- the pstB gene encoding phosphate ABC transporter ATP-binding protein PstB, producing the protein MTEPILKVNDLSVYYGKKKALHNVSIDFYPNEITSLIGPSGSGKSTLLRAINRMGDLNPEVTVTGSIIYNGHNIYSPRTDTVELRKEIGMVFQQPNPFPMTIYENVVYGLRLKGVKDKKILDEAVEKSLIGASIWDEVKDRLHDSAIGLSGGQQQRVCIARVLATSPKIILLDEPTSALDPISAGKIEDTLYGLKEKYTMLVVTRSMQQASRISNRTGFFLAGDLVEYGNTKEMFMNPQKQETEDYITGKFG; encoded by the coding sequence ATGACAGAACCTATTTTAAAAGTAAACGATCTTTCTGTTTACTATGGTAAAAAAAAGGCACTTCATAATGTATCTATTGATTTTTATCCTAATGAAATCACTTCGTTAATTGGACCATCAGGATCTGGTAAGTCAACTTTGTTACGTGCTATAAATAGAATGGGTGATCTGAATCCCGAGGTGACAGTTACAGGTTCGATTATATATAATGGTCACAATATCTACAGCCCTCGAACAGATACAGTTGAGTTACGTAAGGAAATTGGTATGGTTTTCCAGCAACCTAATCCCTTTCCAATGACTATTTATGAAAATGTTGTTTACGGTCTTCGTTTAAAAGGTGTTAAAGATAAGAAAATTTTGGATGAAGCTGTTGAAAAATCTTTGATAGGGGCTTCCATTTGGGATGAGGTTAAAGACCGTTTACATGATTCAGCAATTGGTTTATCAGGGGGGCAGCAGCAACGTGTTTGTATTGCTAGAGTGTTAGCAACAAGCCCTAAGATTATTTTGTTAGATGAACCAACTTCAGCCTTAGATCCTATTTCAGCAGGAAAAATTGAGGATACACTTTATGGTTTGAAAGAAAAATACACAATGCTTGTGGTGACACGTTCTATGCAGCAAGCTTCACGTATTTCTAATCGTACAGGATTTTTCTTAGCTGGTGATTTGGTAGAATATGGAAATACCAAAGAAATGTTTATGAATCCGCAAAAGCAGGAAACCGAAGATTATATTACAGGTAAATTTGGATAG
- the pstC gene encoding phosphate ABC transporter permease subunit PstC, translated as MKNQELAKKLTSPSKNSRLEKFGKLITLFCLILIVIIVAMILIFVAQKGLSTFFVNKINPLKFLFGTEWQPNVKGADGKPLLGALPMILGSFIVTILSAVIATPFAIGAAVFMTEISPKYGAKILQPVVELLVGIPSVVYGFIGLQMVVPFVRSIFGGTGFGILSGVFVLFVMILPTVTFMTVDSLKAVPRHYKEASLAMGATRWQTIWRVILNAAKSGIFTAVVFGMARAFGEALAIQMVVGNSAVIPTSLTTPASTLTSVLTMGIGNTVMGTVQNNVLWSLALVLLVMSLGFNLLMRFITREGKKNYER; from the coding sequence ATGAAAAATCAAGAACTTGCTAAAAAGCTGACATCGCCTTCCAAAAATTCTCGTTTGGAAAAATTCGGAAAGTTGATTACGCTTTTCTGCTTAATCTTAATTGTTATTATTGTAGCAATGATTCTTATTTTTGTTGCCCAAAAGGGATTGTCAACCTTTTTTGTGAATAAAATCAATCCTCTTAAATTCTTGTTTGGGACAGAGTGGCAGCCAAATGTTAAGGGAGCTGATGGTAAACCATTACTTGGGGCTTTGCCGATGATTTTAGGTTCTTTTATTGTAACTATTTTATCTGCTGTTATTGCGACTCCTTTTGCTATTGGAGCAGCAGTCTTTATGACTGAAATTTCACCTAAGTACGGTGCCAAAATTTTACAACCTGTCGTTGAGCTTTTGGTGGGGATTCCTTCAGTTGTTTATGGATTTATTGGCTTGCAAATGGTGGTTCCTTTTGTGAGATCTATTTTTGGTGGGACTGGTTTTGGGATTTTATCAGGGGTTTTTGTCCTCTTTGTTATGATTTTACCGACAGTAACCTTTATGACAGTTGATAGTTTAAAAGCTGTTCCCAGACATTATAAGGAAGCCAGTCTTGCTATGGGAGCTACTCGCTGGCAAACGATTTGGCGTGTGATTTTAAATGCTGCTAAATCTGGGATTTTTACGGCTGTTGTTTTTGGAATGGCACGGGCATTTGGCGAAGCCTTAGCCATCCAAATGGTTGTGGGCAACTCAGCTGTTATTCCAACTTCCTTGACAACACCTGCGTCAACTCTGACTTCAGTTTTAACAATGGGAATCGGTAATACCGTTATGGGAACCGTTCAAAATAATGTCCTTTGGTCTTTAGCTTTAGTTCTTCTTGTTATGAGCTTGGGCTTTAATTTGTTGATGAGATTTATTACAAGGGAAGGTAAGAAAAATTATGAGCGCTAA
- the deoC gene encoding deoxyribose-phosphate aldolase, with protein MEINQYIDHTLLKPESRQDQIDKLIREAKTYNFASVCINPTWVSYAAKALEGTDIKVCTVIGFPLGATTSAVKAFETKDAISHGADEVDMVINIGQAKSGHFAFVEEDIRAVVEASGDKLVKVIIETCLLTDEEKFKACQAAVAAGADFVKTSTGFSIAGAKLEDVRLMRQTVGPDVGVKAAGGTRSLEDAQAFIEAGATRIGTSAGVTIMEGKQTNSGY; from the coding sequence ATGGAAATCAATCAATATATTGACCATACTTTATTAAAACCAGAAAGTAGGCAAGATCAGATTGATAAACTGATTCGAGAAGCTAAGACATATAATTTTGCCAGTGTCTGTATCAATCCAACTTGGGTTTCTTATGCGGCTAAAGCTCTTGAAGGAACAGACATTAAAGTTTGCACTGTTATTGGTTTTCCTTTAGGAGCAACGACTAGTGCTGTAAAAGCTTTTGAAACCAAGGATGCTATTAGTCATGGAGCTGACGAAGTTGATATGGTTATCAATATTGGCCAAGCTAAATCCGGTCATTTTGCTTTTGTTGAAGAAGATATTCGGGCAGTTGTTGAAGCCAGTGGTGACAAATTGGTGAAAGTCATTATTGAAACTTGCCTCCTCACAGATGAAGAAAAGTTTAAAGCTTGTCAAGCTGCAGTAGCAGCAGGTGCTGATTTCGTTAAAACATCAACTGGTTTTTCAATTGCTGGGGCTAAGTTAGAAGATGTTCGTCTTATGCGTCAAACGGTAGGACCTGATGTTGGAGTAAAGGCAGCAGGAGGAACACGATCTTTAGAAGATGCGCAAGCTTTTATTGAAGCAGGTGCAACACGCATTGGGACATCTGCTGGAGTTACTATTATGGAAGGAAAGCAAACAAACAGTGGTTATTGA
- the phoU gene encoding phosphate signaling complex protein PhoU, which yields MLRTQFEEELDKLHNQFYAMGTEVLAQINKTVRAFVSHDRDLAKEVIAEDDVVNEYETKLEKKSLEIIALQQPVSNDLRTVITVLKASSDIERMGDHASSIAKATIRMKGEERLLDVEKQISEMGKAVKHIVEDALNAYINGDDKKAYEIAATDEIIDNYFKDIQNLAVEEIKKAPNAAFAGKEYFQVLMYLERIGDYARNICEWIVYLKTGKIIEL from the coding sequence ATGTTAAGAACACAATTTGAGGAAGAGTTAGATAAGCTGCACAATCAATTCTACGCTATGGGAACAGAGGTGCTGGCACAAATTAATAAAACAGTTCGCGCTTTTGTCAGTCATGATCGTGATTTGGCAAAAGAAGTTATTGCTGAAGATGATGTTGTCAATGAATATGAAACGAAACTGGAAAAGAAATCTCTTGAAATTATTGCACTGCAGCAACCTGTTTCTAATGACTTAAGAACAGTAATCACTGTCCTTAAGGCCTCAAGTGACATTGAACGTATGGGTGATCACGCCTCATCTATAGCTAAAGCAACTATCCGAATGAAAGGTGAGGAACGCCTTTTAGATGTTGAAAAGCAAATCAGTGAGATGGGAAAGGCTGTTAAACATATAGTGGAAGATGCTTTAAATGCTTATATTAATGGCGATGATAAAAAAGCATATGAAATTGCGGCAACAGATGAGATTATTGATAATTACTTTAAAGATATTCAAAATTTAGCTGTTGAAGAAATTAAGAAAGCACCTAATGCGGCTTTTGCAGGAAAGGAATATTTCCAAGTTCTGATGTATCTTGAACGTATTGGTGATTATGCAAGAAATATCTGTGAATGGATTGTTTATCTTAAAACTGGCAAAATCATTGAATTATGA